CTGAAAATCTTCCCAAAACAGTTCCAAAGAAAAACGAACGTATCATAAAACTAGAATCTGAATTAAAAGTGACCAAAAAACGCCTTCAAACAACTATTGGACAGCTTGAAACATCCAATGAAGAACTCAAATCAGCAAATGAAGAACTACAATCTATGAATGAGGAATTACAAAGTACAAATGAAGAATTAGAAACATCCAAAGAAGAATTGCAGTCACTTAATGAAGAACTGTTAACTGTAAATTCCGAACTCCAAACTAAAATAGGAGAGATGACTGAAATAAATGATGATATGAATAACCTTCTTAACAGCACTGAAATTGCAACCATATTTGTAGATAAAGACATTAAAATAAAACGTTTCACCAAAGAAGCAACTAAAATAATTAATTTAATACCCCACGACATCGGACGCCCATTAACAGATATTGTATCCAACTTAGAGTACACCAAACTAATTGAAGACAGTCAGGATGTTGTTAAAAGAGTCATTTATAAAGAAAAAGAAGTACGCACCAAAGATGGAAAATGGTATCTTGCACGGATAGTGCCGTATAAAACCCATGAAAACATTATAGCAGGAGCTGTGCTAACTTTTGTAGATATTGACCAACAGAAGAAAGCACGAATATTAACACAACACTCTCTTGATTATGTTGAAAGTATTTTAGAAACTGTACGCGAACCACTTATAGTTCTAGATAATGAAGCACGAATCATTTCTGCAAACAAATCTTTTTATAACAAATTTAAAGTAACAGAAAAAAATACACAGGGAAAATTATTATACAGTCTTGGAAATAACCAGTGGGATATTCTGGAATTAAAAGAGTTGCTGGAAAAGGTGATTTTTAAAGATCAAACATTTGAAAATTTCATGGTTGAACATGAATTTCCACGGATAGGGTACAAGAAAATGCTTTTAAATGCCAGAAAAATCTATCAAAAGGGAGTAGAAAAAGAAATGACACTTCTTGCAATAGAAGATGTTACTAAAATTAAATGAAGAATTAATCGTATGAATAACTCCCATAGTTATTTAAATATGACCATGAACTGATCAAACTTAAATTGATGTTATTAAATCTTTATATTGTTCAAATTTAATTTTTAAAATTTGGAGAAAATTCATATGGATAGATACCAAAAATTACGGGACCTTGCTGAAGAAAAGCTGTGTGAAACCGATCAAGGCATAAATAAACTTCCAAAAGAAATTGATGAACTAATCCATGAACTTCAAGTACACCAAATTGAACTTGAAATGCAAAATGAAGAACTCCAACGTTCCAGAACAGAAATAGAAGAGCTGCACCAAAAATATTACGATCTTTACAATTCCGCCCCTGCAGGGTACATTACAATGGATATGGCAACCAAGATCACTGAAATAAACATTATAGGGGCAAAATTAATAGGTATTGACCCGACTGAGAAGCATAAATACATATTTAATTTATTTATTACACCAGAATACCGTGAATTATTTAATTTTCATGTTAAAAATGCTTTAAGGACTGGAAATAAACAAAATTTTGAGCTTGACTTAAAAAGAAGAGATAAAACTATTTTTCATGCACATATTGAAATGGATATGAAATTAGAAAAAAATACATTGTACAAATTAGTTATAGTAGACATCACAGAACGGAAGAAGCTAGAAGAAGATTTAAAACGTTCCAATAATGAATTAAAACAGTTCGCATATGTGGCATCACATGACCTACAAGAACCACTTAGAACCATTGTAAGTTTTACACAACTTTTAGCGAAGCGTTATGAAGGAAAGTTAGATAAAGATGCTGATGAATTTGTTGATTTTATTGTAGATGCTTCAATTAGAATGAAACAACAGATCGATGATTTACTTGAATTTTCAGGGGTAATGACCCACGGTGGCAATTTTGAAAAAATAAACATGAATGATGTTCTTAAACAAGTTATTTCCAGTTTAAATACATTAATTAATGAAAACAATGCAAAAATTAGCTGTGATCCCTTACCCGAAGTAGTTGCTGACCACAGACAGCTTGCCCGATTATTTCAAAACATTATAATTAATTCTATTAAATTCAGAAAACCAGATGAAGCTCCAAAGATTCATATCTCCGCAAAAAAAGATGAAGAAAATAATGAATATATATTTTCAGTATCCGACAATGGAATTGGAATAGAATCACAGTATCAAGACCGCATTTTCACCATATTCCAGAGACTTCACCCAATGGAAGAATATAAAGGAACTGGAATCGGACTTTCAGTTGCAAAAAAAATTGTAGAACGCCACGGAGGGCTCATTTGGGTGGAATCTAAGTTTGGAAAAGGTTCTACTTTTTATTTTACCATACCTGTTTCCACAAATAATATTAAAACTAGTTAACTTCTGCCTTTTAATTTTAAATTATAAAATTAAAAGTTAGAATTCTTAATTGAATCAATTAAGTTACCATTTATGTACTAACGTTCCTTTCTAAATGAATTGATCATTTGACGGATTCTCTCTAAACTCTGCTCTGTTCTATCGATCATTATGTCAGTTTTATTGATATCTTCTTCCATTTTTTTAATGTTAGATCTTTCCCTATGAATCACTTTCAAGAGTTGATTATGTCTTTTTTTATTTTGGGTGTCGACTGCCCTTAATTCTTTTATCCAGTAGTCCAATAAACTGTTTACAGTCTTTAAATACTTTTTTTCCGTTTCTTTTTGATCATGAA
This Methanobacterium bryantii DNA region includes the following protein-coding sequences:
- a CDS encoding sensor histidine kinase, whose translation is MDRYQKLRDLAEEKLCETDQGINKLPKEIDELIHELQVHQIELEMQNEELQRSRTEIEELHQKYYDLYNSAPAGYITMDMATKITEINIIGAKLIGIDPTEKHKYIFNLFITPEYRELFNFHVKNALRTGNKQNFELDLKRRDKTIFHAHIEMDMKLEKNTLYKLVIVDITERKKLEEDLKRSNNELKQFAYVASHDLQEPLRTIVSFTQLLAKRYEGKLDKDADEFVDFIVDASIRMKQQIDDLLEFSGVMTHGGNFEKINMNDVLKQVISSLNTLINENNAKISCDPLPEVVADHRQLARLFQNIIINSIKFRKPDEAPKIHISAKKDEENNEYIFSVSDNGIGIESQYQDRIFTIFQRLHPMEEYKGTGIGLSVAKKIVERHGGLIWVESKFGKGSTFYFTIPVSTNNIKTS